The Desulfatirhabdium butyrativorans DSM 18734 DNA segment AGTTCCCGCTGCATCGCAAAACAGTCTGCCCTCCGGCTCAGGTTGTCACCAAAACCGGGTTTCCGTTCAGGCATTACATAACCGTCGAAATGACGCGGATTGAACGCTCAAAGGCCAAGAAGCCGGGCAAAGGTACCCTGTCCTTCACAGGCCGCACGGGATCGGATTTTTGTCTCGGATGAATTCGGATAGGAATCATTCACACTCCCCTGTAAAACCTCTTGACCGGCACCGATCTTTTCATTGAATCCGCAAGACAACGATGTTGTCGGTCCAGATGGACATGTCGGCAGATTGATACGCATATCCATACATCAAGGTATCGCCGGAAGACATGCCGAGGTCGGACATACGCAACGTACCTATTAATGTATTGCCGGTCGAACTGAACGTAAACGTATACGAAGTTAATGAGGAGAGAATCGAATTTAACTCATAGATCCCCTTGTCGGAAATGACATAAACCGGATATCCCGTTCCGCCGATGATGGCGGTGTACAAGAACCACTCGGCAACCGGCTTATCCCCCCTGGCGTTTGTGGAGTTCACCCACAGTTGCACCCATTGATCCCGGGGAACCTGTTTCTCAATCACACCAGTGGTTTTCCCAATGACGGGGATATTCGACCATTTCACCAGCTGAACCGATTTGGCCGGGATTGCAATATGCTCGGGTGTTGCCCCAAAGGAAATGATCCTGGATGCCTGATCGCTCACCTGATCAACCGTCATCGAAGCAGGGGTTGGATTGAAATACGCCTGACCCGCATCGATCAAAGAATAACTGGTTTCGGAATCAGAAGGATTGGATATCAGAATGGCCATTTCCTGATCGTTCTTTTGTCCTCCCAGCCAGTATAGTGTCGAGGAATCGCCTCCATCAGCCCCAGCAACATCGATCATATCTGAATAGCGGGTAAAGTCAGACCAGAGGGAAAAGACATCCGCAGCTTTTTTGGGGGTTCCATCCGCCATGAACAACCCATAAAAGGTTTTAAGTTTCATGGATGTATCATTTCCCCGATAAAAAGTGGCAATATCGACAGCGTTCTTTTGCAACTCCATCCAGAAAGCCGTATCAAATGCGGCACCCTTTGCATTGACCCGCCATTCCGTGGCTTCCGTTTCCTTGTCGCTGCTGTCGTTGTTCCATTCGGTCACATGGCTCTCTGTGGCTGTAAAACCCCATTCGTCCAGAATATTTCGAAAATACCGGGCACAGGTGGTGTAATCGGAAACCTTGTTGGAATAGATATGCCAGGACATGAAGTCAAGCGGGGCTTTTGTTTCCTGTACATAATCCAGAAAATCCTTTAGCTTTTTCTGTTCCTCCGGCATCAGAACAACTGCGTGTGTCCACCCCGGTCCCCCGATCTTGAGATCCGGAAAAGCCTCCCTTAAGGCTTTGGCCGTGCCGGCGTACATTCGATAGAAATCCATCATGGTGTAGGGCGAAGGCCAAAACTGTGCGTTATTCGGCTCGTTCCCGATTTCCACGTAACGGAATTTGCTGTTGAATCCATTCCATAGACCAGTCCGGTAATGGCGGATCACGTAAACCGCCGCCTGAATCCAATGATCGAGTTCACTCGAAGAAGGCGGCGTCACATTGTTGTAACTGTCTCCCAATCGGAAATATGGCTCGGCCCCGCTGTCCAGTATGGCCTTGAATCGGATATCGCTGTTGGTAAAATTATACGATGCAGGCGAAGACGGGTCTTTGGTTCGGTCCGGATACATTTCTGCCATATCGAGGGGGCCATAGAAATCATGGGTTCGAATCAAATTGACCCCAATCCCCTGATATTCAGCGGTCAAATCCTTGTTTCCCGTATCTCCGGAAGGA contains these protein-coding regions:
- a CDS encoding GH39 family glycosyl hydrolase; protein product: MSIRSLQGVNAGPYPSGDTGNKDLTAEYQGIGVNLIRTHDFYGPLDMAEMYPDRTKDPSSPASYNFTNSDIRFKAILDSGAEPYFRLGDSYNNVTPPSSSELDHWIQAAVYVIRHYRTGLWNGFNSKFRYVEIGNEPNNAQFWPSPYTMMDFYRMYAGTAKALREAFPDLKIGGPGWTHAVVLMPEEQKKLKDFLDYVQETKAPLDFMSWHIYSNKVSDYTTCARYFRNILDEWGFTATESHVTEWNNDSSDKETEATEWRVNAKGAAFDTAFWMELQKNAVDIATFYRGNDTSMKLKTFYGLFMADGTPKKAADVFSLWSDFTRYSDMIDVAGADGGDSSTLYWLGGQKNDQEMAILISNPSDSETSYSLIDAGQAYFNPTPASMTVDQVSDQASRIISFGATPEHIAIPAKSVQLVKWSNIPVIGKTTGVIEKQVPRDQWVQLWVNSTNARGDKPVAEWFLYTAIIGGTGYPVYVISDKGIYELNSILSSLTSYTFTFSSTGNTLIGTLRMSDLGMSSGDTLMYGYAYQSADMSIWTDNIVVLRIQ